A genomic stretch from Oreochromis niloticus isolate F11D_XX linkage group LG11, O_niloticus_UMD_NMBU, whole genome shotgun sequence includes:
- the LOC102079374 gene encoding uncharacterized protein LOC102079374 has product MSGRGDESQNNRNGRQVNPEIFPSGDQEPAYEPATEPIGGLRGFLNNLYLGLYTIFWRMDELIDELEERYDDIHNIIVRDNNANADNNEQHDDHNAAVVVGIENDDSDEAFEECVDVHQYIPEEDPQPGVSRRRCREMDEEDVEPNKRIRWSEEFSDDDSDFFSACDTDSEGCPHVGNIADEDSPQQVTEEELLPGGSTKRSREEDVDEEERNSKKSRLANSDSGTSSAVYDHSESRSDDLFEDALEELDNHETGGSRKRS; this is encoded by the exons GAATCACAAAATAACCGTAATG GCCGACAGGTTAACCCAGAAATCTTTCCAAGTGGAGATCAGGAACCAGCTTATGAACCAGCTACTGAACCTATTGGTGGACTCCGGGGCTTCCTGAACAATCTTTATCTTGGTCTCTATACTATTTTTTGGAGGATGGATGAGCTAATAGATGAATTAGAGGAACGATATGATGACATTCACAATATTATTGTGAGGGACAATAATGCCAATGCTGACAACAATGAACAGCACGATGATCacaatgctgctgttgttgttggcaTTGAAAATGATGATTCTGATGAGGCATTTGAAGAGTGTGTGGATGTTCACCAGTACATCCCAGAAGAGGACCCTCAGCCAGGTGTATCCAGGAGGAGGTGTAGAGAGATGGATGAAGAAGATGTGGAACCAAACAAAAGAATCAGATGGAGCGAGGAGTTTTCTGATGATGACTCTGACTTCTTCTCTGCTTGTGACACTGATAGCGAGGGCTGTCCTCATGTTGGTAATATTGCTGATGAGGACAGCCCTCAGCAGGTAACAGAAGAAGAACTGCTGCCTGGTGGATCCACGAAAAGGTCCAGAGAGGAAGATGTAGATGAAGAAGAGCGTAATAGCAAAAAATCCAGGCTTGCAAACTCTGATTCGGGGACTAGCTCAGCTGTGTATGATCACTCTGAGAGCAGGAGTGATGACCTTTTTGAAGATGCACTTGAAGAGCTCGACAACCATGAAACTGGAGGCTCGAGGAAGCGGTCCTGA